From the genome of Delphinus delphis chromosome 8, mDelDel1.2, whole genome shotgun sequence, one region includes:
- the TLCD5 gene encoding TLC domain-containing protein 5 isoform X2 yields MALALCLQALCSLGGWLSLYISFCRLNNHRSYEWSCRLVTFTHGVLSIGLSAYIGFIDGPWPFTHPGSPNTPLQVHVLCFTLGYFIFDLGWCIYFQSEGALMLAHHTLSILGIIMALVLGESGTEVNAVLFGSEITNPLLQMRWFLRETGHYHSFTGDVVDFLFAALFTGVRIGVGAHLLFCEMVSPKPKWFVKVGGVAMYAVSWCFMVSIWRFAWRKSSKKYHTWRSRRSEERQVKHNGLLKTH; encoded by the exons ATGGCCTTAGCTCTGTGTCTGCAGGCGCTGTGCAGCCTGGGGGGCTGGCTCTCGCTCTACATTTCTTTCTGTCGCCTGAATAATCACCGAAGCTATGAGTGGAGCTGCCGGCTGGTTACGTTCACCCACGGAGTCCTCTCGATAGGTCTCTCAGCTTATATTGGCTTCATTGATGGCCCTTGGCCTTTTACCCACCCAG GCTCACCCAATACACCTCTCCAAGTGCACGTTCTGTGTTTCACCTTGGGCTACTTCATCTTCGACTTGGGCTGGTGCATCTACTTCCAGTCTGAGGGGGCCCTGATGCTGGCTCACCACACACTGAGTATCTTGGGCATCATCATGGCCCTGGTGCTTGGAGAGTCAGGCACAGAGGTCAATGCAGTCCTCTTTGGAAGCGAGATTACCAATCCCTTGCTACAGATGCGCTGGTTTCTTCGTGAAACAGGCCATTACCATAGTTTCACTGGAGACGTGGTGGATTTCCTCTTTGCAGCTCTGTTCACTGGAGTGAGGATTGGCGTAGGAGCTCacctcctcttctgtgaaatggtcTCACCCAAGCCCAAGTGGTTTGTGAAGGTCGGGGGAGTTGCGATGTATGCTGTGTCTTGGTGTTTCATGGTTAGCATCTGGCGTTTTGCATGGAGGAAAAGCAGCAAGAAGTACCACACCTGGAGAAGCAGGCGGAGTGAGGAGCGGCAGGTAAAACACAATGGACTTCTCAAGACGCACTAG
- the TLCD5 gene encoding TLC domain-containing protein 5 isoform X1, which yields MTQCCFLRVHPLFFWFWSFHHRMALALCLQALCSLGGWLSLYISFCRLNNHRSYEWSCRLVTFTHGVLSIGLSAYIGFIDGPWPFTHPGSPNTPLQVHVLCFTLGYFIFDLGWCIYFQSEGALMLAHHTLSILGIIMALVLGESGTEVNAVLFGSEITNPLLQMRWFLRETGHYHSFTGDVVDFLFAALFTGVRIGVGAHLLFCEMVSPKPKWFVKVGGVAMYAVSWCFMVSIWRFAWRKSSKKYHTWRSRRSEERQVKHNGLLKTH from the exons ATGACCCAATGCTGTTTTCTTAGGGTgcatcctttgtttttctggttttggtcttTTCATCATAGGATGGCCTTAGCTCTGTGTCTGCAGGCGCTGTGCAGCCTGGGGGGCTGGCTCTCGCTCTACATTTCTTTCTGTCGCCTGAATAATCACCGAAGCTATGAGTGGAGCTGCCGGCTGGTTACGTTCACCCACGGAGTCCTCTCGATAGGTCTCTCAGCTTATATTGGCTTCATTGATGGCCCTTGGCCTTTTACCCACCCAG GCTCACCCAATACACCTCTCCAAGTGCACGTTCTGTGTTTCACCTTGGGCTACTTCATCTTCGACTTGGGCTGGTGCATCTACTTCCAGTCTGAGGGGGCCCTGATGCTGGCTCACCACACACTGAGTATCTTGGGCATCATCATGGCCCTGGTGCTTGGAGAGTCAGGCACAGAGGTCAATGCAGTCCTCTTTGGAAGCGAGATTACCAATCCCTTGCTACAGATGCGCTGGTTTCTTCGTGAAACAGGCCATTACCATAGTTTCACTGGAGACGTGGTGGATTTCCTCTTTGCAGCTCTGTTCACTGGAGTGAGGATTGGCGTAGGAGCTCacctcctcttctgtgaaatggtcTCACCCAAGCCCAAGTGGTTTGTGAAGGTCGGGGGAGTTGCGATGTATGCTGTGTCTTGGTGTTTCATGGTTAGCATCTGGCGTTTTGCATGGAGGAAAAGCAGCAAGAAGTACCACACCTGGAGAAGCAGGCGGAGTGAGGAGCGGCAGGTAAAACACAATGGACTTCTCAAGACGCACTAG